The genomic DNA caaaggcaCAAAGGCACATCCTGTCTGCcacctctcctgcagcagaggaagcgGCTCCAGAGAGATTAGAGCCCTGAGGAGCGGGGCACTGGGGGCCTGTACGTGTGTTGGCTACTGTCGCCCGTGAGCCGGGCTGTGACAATGACCCGAGCCAGCCCCTtggcccagccccacagcaggaTTTCCCGTGAGCCCGTCCCCTCGGCAGCAGACAATGAACTGTCTGACAGCTGGAGACAGCTCTGCCTTCGCCCCTCTCCAGCGACAGGTCCTCAGGACCTTcaggaagatgaaacaggaaattgggcagagaaagaaaaaagttgttCGTGCTCGGAAGTCCAAACTTCCATTGCTGACCTGGGAGGAAGATGCTGAAGTCAGGGTATTCAAATACTGTCTCTGGCTCCCATGGGAATAGCAGGGCACGGTGAGCGGGGCTGCACGAGTGATGGGTTGGTGCCAGCTCAGCGTGCTGGTCGTGCTCCCACCTGATGGAGTCATCCCACTTGAACTCCTACCCTGCCCCACGCCCCGACGGCACCGCTCGCCTGCATCCCCGCAGACATGGCTGCTCTTCTTGTGACAATGCTCTGGCTGGAAACCTGACACTGTATTTCAGGAATGATCTCCCACGACACgtggggagcacagcagcagagcttctCCTTGCAAGATGGATTTTGGAAGTCTCAAGCACCGAGAGAATGCACCCATGGCTTCCTTACACAGTGAGCCCTCACCTCCCCAGACGCTCCTGTCTCCTGTGGCAGCAAGCATCCACACCAGATGTGtcctcagctctgctttgctgcgTGCAGGGCTTCTTCCAAGGGGTTCTGCCTGGTAAAAGTGCCAgaagtttctgtttcttttctgtttcttaccAGACATGATTTACTTACTGTAACTGGCTATCCGTTATGTCCTGCACTGCATTATTAACTTGGTGATCGTACATTTAGCAGAGAATTTATGAGAAATGAGGAGACATTCATTATCAGTAACACCACAGACTTTACTCTTATATGGTCTCCCTGCATGGAGCAATGCTGGCTCAGCCAGCActcacccagctccagccattccttgggccagagcaggacagggctgctcTGCGCAGTTCTGGGGCTGCATTCCCCTCACTTAGGCCggtccttatttttttcccctattaaaatattctctgaTGGAATTTACTAGCTTATTTGTACAATCATGCCTTCTGTTGTTTGAAAAGCAgtatgtttttcctgttttcgGGCAGGGAGCTGTGTGAGGATTTTCTGAGACATACCTGTGCTTTCCAGCAACTGAACTGCAACAGAAGTGCCCCTAAAATACCCTCCTTATCCTGAACCTCTGACCCTCCCTTCCTGTACCTCTGAAGAGGGACCAAGTACCTCCCCTGTCCTGCATCTCCGAACCGGAGACCACAGGAGGAGTCACAAGGAACACAGATGGCGAAGTTAAGCTCCTGGTTTTGTGAGCAAAGGGTACAATGTCCTGCCGTGAGATTTGCACAAGTGTTCCCAGATGTTCTATTAAAGAAACAACAACCACAGAAAAACCCAAGCAACAGCCAAACAAACAGACATCTCAGGTGGAGTCCCAGAGGCAGACAAGTCCCAGTGGAAAGAGGCTGTAGGCAGGTTGGAGCCAGGGCAGGCACTGCCATTTGCACGACCTGCATGTCTGACAACCTCCCAGGAATTTGGATTCCAAGAGCAACACAATGAACTGGTTCCTCCTTGACCTTAGGGCCATGCCACAGctgtctctgcagagccttGGAAACCTTTCCATCTCGGAAACCTTTCCCAGCGGAGAGGGGCATTTCTGGCTCCTGAGAAGGGCTGAGGTTCCACAGCTGCAggctggtggcagctgtgaaGGCTGTGAGGAGTCAGAGTTCCAGACCACGTAAACCAgggaaaggatgggaagagCAGAGATTGGCTGGAGGCTCCTGAACATTTCCCATTCTTAGGTTTTCACTGAATGATCTCAAGACAAAGCAAATATATCCATATCCATATCTCTTACATCTCACAGGTATGACAGGATATTCTGAGCCcgaagggacccacaaggatcatcaagttaTACTCTTAAGTgactgccccccccccccccccccccatattTTAAGCCAATAATTTAActttcctctgctgttccaAAGCCTCCCTGACCTCTTCCAGAGCCTCAGTTTCTGAATGTCCCATGTCTGGCTGGGAAGGTCTGGGCAGCACCGATGCTCCATGGGGGCTGCTGCATCCTCTGATCCCAAATGGTTGTTACAGACCGTGCAGGCTTTGGCAGCCGATAGTGAAGGGAAAGCTATGCAAAACATGCCCCAGGGAACTGCCATGCATCCCGGATTGCCTTCTTTGGAGTGGTTTTGGAGGTTAGATTAAGGCAAAGCAAGTTCTCTGCAAGAGTTTGTGAGACAGGCActggctgccccagctgcccctgcacccagggcagccccagcctccctccccCTTCTGCCCTGCCAGGCCGGGGGctttcctggcagcagagcccctcGTGCCCGGAGTGCCCCGAGCCCGTCACATCGGGACAAGCAGAGCACGATTAGAGATGTGTCTGCGCCCCTCTGCAGACGATGGGGATGGGAATTAATCCTCCCATTAACGGGTGAAATGGAGCGTTTGTGTCTCACAAAGCAATTACACAATAATAGCAGGAGGACGATGATAGAAATCACATCTTCTCTGAAGTTGCTCTCCAATCCAACACATGAATAATTCCTCCTAAGCATTACTGGGAAAGCAGTATTAAAAGACTgatataaacaaaaattactgGAGAAAAACCAGACGAGGCATGCTTCATCGCTCTGTCAGAGCCAAGCACAACTAAATTTATACAAAGTGGGCAGAGAAGCTTGAAGGGGCAAAGACATTTGTTACTGCTCTGTGCGAGATGAGCTCACAAGGAACGCGTGCTTGATCTTGGCAGCTTTCTGATGTCTTACTCCTAAAGCATCAGCTTTAGTCTCGGTTTCCATGGCAGATACTTTTCTGAGCTTGTATCTTCCACAGATATTGCTAATTTATGCTGTCAGCCACATCTCTGCAAATACCTGCAGAGCGATTCCATGTGCGGTGGGAGTGGTGAAAACAAGGTGCACGTGAATCTGCCTCAGCTCTTGTTTTTGACCAGGGGACACaaaagggtttgttttcttcagccACAAGATCTTGGCTGATCTTCTGGCACTGAATTTTGCCCTAAGTACCCTGGCACTGTGTTATCTGTCCTGTGAAGCAAAGCACTTCCAGCATTTCCAATTCCATCTGGACATGTATTTTGGGTAGGTTTTCCCCCAGTGCTcggggcagctctgagcaggaagGGTTGGGCAGCACATGTGGccctgcttccttctgctccccCATCGCATTTCATGTTAGTGGAGTCTATAAACCATGAGATCTTTCCCAGGCAGAGAACCAGCCACACCAAAACTGTCCTGTTTTCAGGGTGGATTTATCAGCCCTGCAAATGTTGAACAAGCAGCTGATGAATTGGTCTCATCAATTTGGCAAGGCCATGACAAGGTGAGAGGCCGCATGTCTGGCTGGTGAAAGAAGAATCCCAGGGATTTGCAAAGCTGATGTTTATACACTGAAGCACAGAACATCCAGTATATACAAAAGAAATTGGGAAAAACTTGTAAAAAGTAACTCACACAATGACAAAACCACAAGAAGCAATGGCACGTGCAGAGAGAGCTTGTGCTGGAGCAAAGTCCTGGCAGCAGTGGGGAAACCCATGTCCTGGCAGGATATGGTGACTGCGGGGTGCAGGGCTGTTTCAGGATGTGCCCAGCAGCACCAAGGGATGAGTCTCAAGTCCCAGGTAGGAAAGTGGCCAGACTGAAATGAGACCACTCCCTCTCTTAAGGATAAAAGCCGGGCAAGCCCTGGCCAGCTAGAAGTCGGTCTGAGCCCAGATGGTACTGGACATATCCCCTCCCTCTATCCAAACTAACTGaacttttaaaggaaatgtgGAATAAAAAGAATCTGGGTGATGTTTCTTTGGATCTGTTCTTCAATATGGTCAGAGGTAATTTCCGCAGCTCTCTGGTAAATAAGGGAAACCCCTGGTCCAAGTGGGATGAGGACAGAGGCTGTTCCTGGAGTCTTTCAGCAAGGGTGAGTAACAAGGTCAGCGACAACAGTAAACAAGCTTCTAGTTTTCCAAACAGAGCCTCTGCAGCATCCGGCTGCTTTAAAACATTAACCAAAATACACTTATCTCTGGCTCCTGGCCTTAAGTGACTTTTGAGCCCACAGCTATTCTGGGACAGATTTGGTTGTGCTCAGTAACTCCAGGTGTCCAAGCGCAGCAGGAGCTCCGGTGGTCAGAGCCAGCCCCTTGCTGGCAGCCATGCCCTGTCCACAGTGTATCTTGAGTGAGAAaggacccataaggatcatgagttcaactccctgctcctcacaggagcCAAAACCAACCCGTATGACTAAGAGAGAGTCCTCCCAGCCCAAGGGCTTGTCATTGGTCAAGGGTGGTGTGGAGAGAACTGACTCTTTTGGAGCAGAGGTGAGTTTTCTTTCCAGCACCAATGAGCATGACATTTAAGCAAAAGGACactggaggcaggagcagagcagcaaaatgAGTTTTCTTGCTCCCCCGAGACCACTGCCATGTGCAGCTGGGCAGCCCAGGGTGTGGCACCCAGGGAAGTCACTTCAAAGGATGTTATGGATCACCTGCCTTTGGGACAGCACTTGTCAATTAGaaactgcagctctgtgtgcactAAAGATGGGTTGCGTCTGCTGGGAatggaaaggaacagaaaggaacagaaaggaaCAGCAGAAAGGAACCTGTGTCCAGACAGGAGCAGGTTTGCAGTGTTGCTGATGGAGACAGAGCCAAGTTCTTGGCTGTTTGCACAGGCTCCAGCCTCTTGCTAGCATTGCAACAGTTCTCACCTGGAGTTTTACCTGTTTATGGTGTGATACATTCTGCACGCAGTGCTTTTCACATGCAACAAGGGCAGGAGTGGAgtttgggctgtgctggctcagtCCCACAGGGATGGTTGAAGCCCGTTTGTTCTGTGATGGGtcaaaaaaagccatttccGTTGCAGAAGCAGAGAGAACTTTTCATCTCGTCCGCAGGACAGGAAAGTTGGCAACTTAACTGTTAAACTCGCCTGTGACTGTTGGGTGTTGACATCATCGTGATCTCACCACTGTAACCGGAGCCCTCCGGCTTTTCCTCCAGCCTGCCTTTAAATTCCAGTCCTGGAGCCAGCACAGCATCCATTCCTCCGACTGGAGCCCAGGGCAGACCCGGCAGCACCCACATAGATGAAAGCAAAGACAAGCTCCAGCGCTCCAGCCATGTCCACGTCACTGAGAGTGAGCCCCTCGGTCCACGGCTACCGCTTCGACACGGCCCTGCGCAAGAAAGCCGCGGCCAACATCTTCGAAAGCATCAACGAGGAGTCCCTACAAAAACTCTTCAGAAACTCCGGAGACaagaaggcagaggaaagagCCAAGATAATCCTCGCCACCGACCAGGACATGGAGGAAAAAACGAGAGCACTAATGGCAttaaagcagaggagaaaagacaAACTGCTCCAGTTCCTGACATTTCGGAAATACTCCATTAAAGTTCGCTGAACTGGCGGAGGGAGCAGAAATGGAGAACATTTTGTGACGGGACTGTTTGTGACCTCCTACCACACTCAGCATGCTCCGCTGCCCCGTGGCATCGGGGACTGGACAGACCA from Corvus moneduloides isolate bCorMon1 chromosome 27, bCorMon1.pri, whole genome shotgun sequence includes the following:
- the TCIM gene encoding transcriptional and immune response regulator, with product MKAKTSSSAPAMSTSLRVSPSVHGYRFDTALRKKAAANIFESINEESLQKLFRNSGDKKAEERAKIILATDQDMEEKTRALMALKQRRKDKLLQFLTFRKYSIKVR